In Halovivax gelatinilyticus, the following are encoded in one genomic region:
- a CDS encoding KH domain-containing protein, whose amino-acid sequence MQHVKIPQDRIGVLIGSGGETMREIESAAEVRLDIDSENGSVAVDAVGDPVRGLKGPEIVRAIGRGFAPEDALTLLDDELMMLDIVDIAAASRNSNDMKRKKGRLIGEDGRTRELMEELSGASVVIYGSTLAAIGTPEEVDVVRSAAEMLLDGAPHGAVYSFLEDKHNELKHQGMQYHRYPGSGTEEQV is encoded by the coding sequence ATGCAGCACGTGAAGATTCCGCAGGACCGCATCGGCGTCCTCATCGGCAGCGGCGGTGAGACGATGCGCGAGATCGAGTCGGCCGCCGAGGTCAGACTCGACATCGACTCGGAGAACGGGTCGGTCGCGGTCGACGCCGTCGGCGACCCTGTCCGCGGCCTGAAAGGCCCGGAGATCGTCCGCGCGATCGGTCGCGGTTTCGCTCCCGAAGACGCCCTCACGCTCCTCGACGACGAGCTGATGATGTTAGATATCGTCGACATCGCGGCCGCCTCGCGCAACTCGAACGACATGAAACGAAAGAAGGGACGGCTCATCGGCGAGGACGGGCGCACCCGCGAACTGATGGAGGAACTCTCGGGCGCGTCGGTCGTCATCTACGGCTCGACGCTCGCCGCCATCGGCACGCCCGAGGAGGTCGACGTCGTCAGAAGCGCCGCTGAGATGCTACTCGACGGGGCGCCACACGGCGCCGTCTACTCCTTCCTCGAGGACAAACACAACGAACTCAAACACCAGGGGATGCAGTACCACCGGTATCCGGGATCCGGGACCGAAGAGCAGGTCTGA
- the thsA gene encoding thermosome subunit alpha yields the protein MGNQPLIVLSDDSQRTSGKDAQSMNIQAGTAVAESVRTTLGPKGMDKMLVDSTGSVVVTNDGVTLLTEMEIDHPAADMIVDVAETQEDEVGDGTTSAVVVAGELLKRAEDLLDQDIHATTVAQGYRQAAAEATDALDEIAIDVDVDDTEILQQIAATAMTGKGAENARDLLSELVVDAVRTVADDDGIDTDNVAVKKVVGGAIENSELVEGVLLSKDRVSENMPYFVEDANVAIIDNALEVKETEIDAEVNVTDPDQLQQFIEQEESQLKELVDTLADVGADAVFVDKGIDDMAQHYLAQEGIIAVRRVKDSDARRIARATGATPVSNVDDITEDHLGFAGSVAQRDVAGDDHIFIEDVEDAKAVTLILRGGTEHVIDEVDRAIEDSIGVVRTTIEDGKVLAGGGAPEVELSLALRDYADSVGGREQLAVEAFADALEVIPRTLAENAGLDPIDSLVELRSDHDAGSTTAGLDAYTGDTIDMADEGVYEPLRIKTQAIESATEAAVMLLRIDDVIAAGDLAVSDDDDGEDMPGGPGGGMGGGMGGMGGGMGGMM from the coding sequence ATGGGTAACCAGCCCCTCATCGTACTGTCGGACGACAGTCAGCGAACGTCCGGCAAAGACGCACAGTCGATGAACATCCAGGCCGGGACGGCCGTCGCGGAGTCGGTCCGCACGACCCTCGGCCCGAAAGGGATGGACAAGATGCTCGTCGACTCCACCGGCTCGGTCGTCGTCACGAACGACGGCGTCACGCTCCTGACCGAGATGGAGATCGACCACCCGGCTGCCGACATGATCGTCGACGTCGCCGAGACCCAGGAGGACGAAGTCGGCGACGGTACCACCTCCGCCGTCGTCGTCGCCGGTGAGCTACTCAAGCGCGCCGAGGACCTCCTGGACCAGGACATCCACGCGACCACCGTCGCGCAGGGATACCGCCAGGCCGCCGCCGAGGCGACCGACGCGCTAGACGAGATCGCGATCGACGTCGACGTCGACGACACGGAGATCCTCCAGCAGATCGCCGCCACGGCGATGACCGGCAAGGGCGCCGAGAACGCCCGCGACCTGCTCTCGGAACTCGTCGTCGACGCCGTCCGCACGGTCGCCGACGATGACGGCATCGACACCGACAACGTCGCCGTCAAGAAGGTCGTCGGCGGCGCCATCGAGAACTCCGAACTCGTCGAAGGCGTCCTGCTCAGCAAGGACCGCGTCTCCGAGAACATGCCGTACTTCGTCGAGGACGCCAACGTCGCCATCATCGACAACGCCCTCGAGGTCAAAGAGACCGAGATCGACGCCGAAGTCAACGTCACGGACCCAGACCAGCTCCAGCAGTTCATCGAGCAGGAAGAATCCCAGCTCAAGGAGCTCGTCGACACGCTCGCCGACGTCGGCGCCGACGCCGTCTTCGTCGACAAGGGAATCGACGACATGGCCCAGCACTACCTGGCCCAGGAGGGCATCATCGCCGTCCGCCGCGTCAAGGACTCCGACGCCCGACGCATCGCCCGCGCGACCGGCGCCACGCCCGTCTCGAACGTCGACGACATCACCGAAGACCACCTCGGCTTCGCCGGCTCCGTCGCCCAGCGCGACGTCGCCGGTGACGACCACATCTTCATCGAGGACGTCGAGGACGCAAAGGCCGTCACGCTCATCCTCCGCGGCGGTACCGAGCACGTCATCGACGAGGTCGACCGCGCCATCGAAGACTCCATCGGCGTCGTCCGCACGACCATCGAGGACGGCAAGGTGCTCGCCGGCGGCGGCGCGCCCGAAGTCGAACTCTCGCTGGCCCTTCGCGACTACGCCGACTCCGTCGGCGGCCGCGAGCAGCTCGCCGTCGAGGCCTTCGCCGACGCGCTGGAAGTTATCCCACGCACGCTCGCCGAGAACGCCGGCCTCGACCCCATCGACTCGCTCGTCGAACTCCGCAGCGACCACGACGCCGGCAGCACGACGGCCGGCCTCGACGCCTACACCGGCGACACCATCGACATGGCCGACGAAGGCGTCTACGAACCGCTTCGCATCAAGACGCAGGCAATCGAATCCGCCACCGAAGCAGCCGTCATGCTGCTTCGCATCGACGACGTCATCGCCGCCGGCGACCTCGCCGTCTCCGACGATGACGACGGCGAAGACATGCCGGGCGGCCCGGGCGGCGGTATGGGCGGCGGCATGGGCGGCATGGGCGGTGGAATGGGCGGCATGATGTAG
- a CDS encoding PAS domain-containing sensor histidine kinase: protein MSESPLYQSLFEQSPDGIATVDPETARIERVNPAYADILGTDPEALEGRSFVERLIERTSADRATLDRGLDTACQGSSLDVECTVERGTGRGRPVALTLSSLEDQRTVLSTLRWGRERSERDLPDVEMAHRLDVALTGTDTGVWEWDMAKDEVIWTESMERLFGLEAGTFEGTFEAFAKRVHSDDRPAVTEAIETAVEREELFQIEYRIRRDDGETRWVYARGEIHETDDGAGRIVGVVTDITQQKEQEQVLHRQERQYRELVDRLPEAYYTFDSDWTMTYCNEVIADRFETTVEEMLGETIRDIYPEIEDTVLEAAFRTVMETQESATCEYYVEEYGYWVEAQVYPYEDGIAVISSDITERKEKMTMVLDTMPLIFFQIDTDGTFLESRGKGLSKLGLEPNEAVGLSLFELYSEEPAIIEAAERALDGESISAMIEHGTDHFQTHFRPIVENGEVTSAIGVSMDVSALERQREQMEFFNSILRHDVLNGMTVIKTRGQILAEQLDGEQARYAKTIVDWCNTTTEITQRVQRVIETLTTPDEDLRVESIDLTAILDRKLDELRTAHPEIEFMDAVPRNVSVRGDELLADVLGNVLLNSIEHNDSDGLTIDVTLETDDSVVLRIADSGVGIDEERRESVFRRGETSHAKETGSGFGLFFVDVMVDKYGGDVWVEESDLGGACFALDLPRARAEAQQ from the coding sequence ATGTCCGAATCCCCGCTCTATCAGTCTCTCTTCGAGCAATCGCCGGACGGAATCGCGACGGTGGATCCGGAGACGGCCCGTATCGAACGCGTCAATCCGGCGTACGCCGATATTCTCGGAACCGATCCGGAGGCGCTCGAGGGGCGTTCGTTCGTCGAGCGACTGATCGAGCGGACGTCTGCGGATCGGGCGACCCTCGACCGTGGGCTCGATACGGCCTGCCAGGGATCGTCTCTGGACGTCGAGTGCACCGTCGAACGCGGTACTGGGAGGGGTCGACCGGTCGCCCTCACACTCTCGTCACTCGAGGACCAACGAACGGTGTTGTCGACGCTCCGTTGGGGACGCGAGCGGAGCGAACGGGATCTACCGGATGTCGAGATGGCCCACCGTCTCGATGTCGCGTTGACCGGAACCGATACGGGCGTCTGGGAGTGGGATATGGCGAAGGACGAGGTGATCTGGACCGAGTCGATGGAACGACTGTTCGGACTCGAAGCGGGGACGTTCGAGGGAACGTTCGAGGCGTTCGCAAAGCGGGTCCATTCGGATGACCGTCCGGCCGTCACGGAGGCGATCGAGACGGCGGTCGAACGTGAGGAACTCTTTCAGATCGAGTATCGCATTCGGCGCGATGACGGGGAAACGCGGTGGGTCTACGCACGGGGTGAAATCCACGAAACCGACGACGGTGCCGGTCGCATCGTCGGCGTCGTCACCGACATCACCCAACAAAAAGAACAGGAACAGGTCCTCCATCGCCAGGAACGTCAGTATCGCGAACTCGTCGACCGCTTGCCTGAGGCGTACTACACGTTCGATAGCGACTGGACGATGACGTACTGCAACGAGGTGATCGCAGACCGATTCGAGACGACGGTCGAGGAGATGCTGGGAGAAACTATTCGGGACATCTACCCAGAGATCGAAGACACCGTTCTCGAAGCGGCGTTCCGGACGGTGATGGAGACGCAGGAGTCGGCCACCTGTGAGTATTACGTCGAGGAGTACGGCTACTGGGTCGAGGCGCAGGTGTATCCGTACGAAGATGGCATCGCCGTCATCTCCTCGGACATCACCGAGCGAAAGGAGAAGATGACGATGGTGCTCGATACGATGCCGCTCATCTTCTTCCAAATCGACACGGACGGCACGTTTCTGGAGTCACGCGGTAAGGGCCTCTCGAAACTCGGCCTCGAACCGAACGAGGCCGTCGGACTCTCGCTGTTCGAGTTGTACAGCGAGGAACCGGCGATTATCGAGGCGGCCGAACGTGCACTCGACGGCGAATCGATCTCGGCCATGATCGAACACGGGACCGACCACTTCCAGACGCACTTTAGACCGATCGTCGAGAACGGCGAGGTGACGAGCGCCATCGGCGTCTCGATGGACGTTTCCGCCCTCGAGCGCCAGCGCGAGCAGATGGAGTTTTTCAACTCGATTCTTCGCCACGACGTCTTGAACGGAATGACCGTCATCAAGACCCGCGGGCAAATCCTCGCCGAGCAACTCGACGGCGAGCAGGCCCGGTACGCCAAAACGATCGTCGACTGGTGTAACACGACGACGGAGATAACCCAGCGCGTCCAGCGAGTCATCGAAACGCTCACCACGCCCGACGAGGATCTCCGCGTCGAATCGATAGACCTCACGGCGATTCTCGACCGGAAACTCGATGAACTTCGAACGGCCCACCCCGAGATCGAGTTCATGGACGCCGTCCCACGGAACGTCTCCGTTCGCGGAGACGAATTACTCGCGGACGTTCTCGGCAACGTGCTGTTGAACAGTATCGAACACAACGACTCGGACGGCTTGACCATCGACGTGACGCTCGAAACGGACGACAGCGTCGTCCTGCGAATCGCAGACTCTGGGGTGGGTATCGACGAGGAACGACGCGAATCCGTGTTTCGACGGGGTGAGACCTCCCACGCGAAGGAGACCGGGTCGGGCTTTGGCCTGTTCTTCGTCGACGTGATGGTCGACAAATACGGCGGTGACGTCTGGGTAGAAGAAAGCGATCTGGGAGGGGCCTGCTTCGCTCTCGACCTCCCGCGAGCCCGGGCGGAGGCACAACAATGA
- a CDS encoding response regulator yields the protein MTVSDSPVIAIVEDEPAVAESYELWLDDEYEIRRAHDGAEALEVIDDSVDVVLLDRMMPKLSGAEVLQEIREREVDCRVAMVTAVEPDLDVIEMGFDAYVTKPPERDDLLETVRTLVERGSLSDDLQEYHSLLARRGALEAEQSAESLAESEPYQELLERIEAKRLDVDEGLGDMGSDVEFVSAVREIDADSDLFDGDGPETADTSETTDD from the coding sequence ATGACCGTCTCGGACTCCCCAGTCATCGCGATCGTCGAGGACGAACCGGCCGTCGCGGAGAGTTACGAACTCTGGCTCGACGACGAGTACGAGATCAGGCGCGCACACGACGGGGCCGAGGCCCTCGAGGTCATCGACGATTCGGTCGATGTCGTTCTCTTAGACCGGATGATGCCGAAATTGTCTGGCGCCGAGGTGCTCCAGGAGATTCGCGAGCGGGAGGTCGACTGTCGCGTCGCGATGGTGACGGCGGTCGAACCCGATCTCGACGTCATCGAGATGGGGTTCGACGCGTACGTAACGAAACCGCCCGAGCGGGACGACCTCCTCGAAACGGTTCGGACGCTGGTCGAACGCGGGTCGTTGAGCGACGACTTACAGGAGTATCACTCGTTACTGGCTCGCCGTGGCGCCCTCGAAGCGGAGCAATCCGCCGAGTCGCTGGCAGAAAGTGAACCGTATCAGGAACTCCTCGAACGGATCGAGGCGAAACGCCTCGACGTAGACGAGGGGCTCGGAGACATGGGTTCAGACGTCGAGTTCGTCAGCGCGGTTCGCGAGATCGACGCGGATTCGGATCTGTTCGATGGGGACGGTCCTGAAACCGCCGATACGTCGGAGACGACCGATGACTGA
- a CDS encoding RAD55 family ATPase gives MTDGFCVTGFLPRTPDRLDPGTNVAIVGPSMSGKRALAFRLLTANYEPDDGILCISTDNAESVFDDLERYAGSIDRNRVGVIDCSGRSFDLVSDGLTETISSPADLTGISIGSAKLMKQLSSRGISDIRYGLISVSTLLQYLDRNTVFKFLHVFTNRVAETDGLGIYTLNDDTHEPTTVNTIKGQFDAVIELRETETGDYEYRALGLGRESMGWEPIESSLVDR, from the coding sequence ATGACTGACGGATTCTGCGTGACCGGCTTCCTGCCTCGAACGCCGGATCGTCTCGATCCGGGAACGAACGTGGCGATCGTGGGGCCGTCGATGAGCGGCAAACGAGCACTTGCGTTTCGACTGCTGACGGCCAACTACGAACCCGACGATGGAATTCTGTGCATATCGACGGATAACGCAGAATCGGTATTCGACGATCTCGAGCGCTACGCTGGTTCGATCGATCGAAACCGCGTCGGCGTCATCGATTGTTCGGGACGAAGCTTCGATCTCGTGAGCGACGGACTGACAGAGACGATCTCGTCGCCGGCCGACCTCACCGGCATCAGCATCGGATCGGCGAAACTGATGAAGCAACTTTCCAGCCGAGGTATCTCGGATATCCGGTACGGACTCATTTCCGTCTCGACGCTTCTCCAGTACCTCGATCGAAACACGGTCTTCAAATTCCTCCACGTCTTCACCAACCGCGTCGCTGAGACGGACGGACTCGGCATCTACACGCTGAACGACGATACGCACGAGCCGACGACCGTCAACACGATCAAGGGACAGTTCGACGCGGTGATCGAACTTCGAGAGACGGAGACCGGCGACTACGAATATCGCGCGCTCGGGTTGGGGCGCGAATCGATGGGCTGGGAACCGATCGAATCGTCTCTCGTGGACCGTTGA